The DNA sequence GTCTCAATCAGCTACCTAATCTGCAATACTTGAACCTGTATGGCAATGGAAATCTTACTGGCAATTGCTCTCAACAATTGAGGGAAGGTTGGAAAAAGATAGAGGTCCTCATTTTGGCTTCAAATAACTTTCATGGTAAACTTCAAATAACTTTCACTGCTCTTCCTTAAATTTATTGCTTATGACTTTATAATTGGTATATATTATTATACTATTTGTtaatagatgatttttttttttcttttcttttctttttttgttcttggtGATTGCAGGTAGCATTCCTGACGCCATTGGAAGCTTCTGCAGCCTAAAATATTTGGACTTAGGCCATAATAACTTGACAGGAAGTTTACCTCAATTTCTGGAAGGAATGGAAAACTGCAGCTCTAAAAGTTATTTGCCTTACTTGACTAATTTGATCCTGCCCAACAATCAATTAGTTGGCAAATTAGCAGAATGGTTGGGACTGCTAGAAAATCTCGTGGAACTAGACCTGTCATATAACAGGTTTGAAGGCCTTATCCCTGCTTCTTTAGGGGCATTGTCAAATCTTGAGAGCCTCAAACTAAACAATAACAGCCTTCAAGGTCCCATCCCTGCAACTTTAGGGTCATTGCAACACTTGACAGATATGTGGCTTGGAACTAACCAACTGAATGGGACTCTCCCAGATAGTTTTGGACAGCTTTCTGAATTACTTTACCTGGAAGTTTCTTTCAATAGTTTGACAGGGATTCTCTCTGCAGAGCATTTCTCAAAGCTAAGTAAGTTGAAACATCTGTACATGCAGTCCAATTCAGGTTTCAATTTGAATGTAAATTCCAGTTGGATCCCCCCTTTCCAGATCTGGGACCTTGCTTTTGGTTCATGTAGTTTAGGTCCTTCTTTTCCAGCTTGGCTTCAGTCCCAAAAGGAGCTTGTGTCTCTTGATTTCTCAAACACTAGCATTTCAAGTCCCATACCAAACTGGTTTTGGAATCTTTCTTCTAATTTAGATTTCTTAAATCTTTCTCTCAATCACTTGCATGGCCAGTTACCAAATCCATTAAATGTTTCTCAATATGCATTGATTGATTTCAGCTCCAACCTCTTTGAAGGACCTATTCCTCTTCCAACCAAAACTATTGAATCACTAGATTTCTCCAACAATAATTTTTCGGGTCCCATCCCACCGAGCATAGGTGAATCCATTCCAAGCTTGAGGGTCCTTTCTCTTTCGGGTAATCAAATAACAGGAGTCATCCCAGCTTCTGTAGGAGATATAAGGGGTCTTGATATCATTCATCTTTCATGGAATAGTTTGACAGGAAGCTTTCCCTTAACCATAATCAATTGCTCTTCCTTAAGAGTTCTAGACCTTGGAAACAACGACTTGTCCGGGAGAATTCCAGAACAGTTGGGTCAGTTAAAGTGGCTTCAATCTCTTCACATGGAAAACAACAACCTTTCAGGAGGGCTGCCctcatctttccaaaatttgtctAGTTTGGAAACTCTTGATCTCAGTTACAACAAATTGTCAGGTAACATTCCAACATGGATTGGAACTGCTTTTATGGGTCTTAAAATCCTTAACTTGAGGTCGAATGGGTTCTCTGGCAGTCTTCCTTCTGAGCTTTCATATCTACGTTCATTGCATGTCCTGGACCTCTCACAAAATAATTTGACTGGTAGCATTCCACCTACATTGGGTGGCCTCAAAGCAATGGCtcaagagaaaaatataaaccaGTTTGTGTTATATGGGAGCTTTCAAGGCAGACGGTATGGAGGGCAATATTATGAAGAAAGCTTGGTTGTGAACATGAAAGGACAGCGTCTAGAATATACCAGAACTCTTTCCCTTGTTACCAGTATAGACCTGTCTGGCAATAATTTAAGTGGAGAGTTTCCAGAGGCAATAACAGAATTATTTGGTTTGGTGGCTCTCAACCTGTCACGGAACCACATTACTGGCCAAATTCCTGAAAGCATTTCAAGGTTGAAGGAATTGTTATCTCTTGATCTATCAAGCAATAAGCTCTTCGGCACAATTCCTTCTAGCATGGCTTCATTATcttttttgggttatttgaaTCTATCAAACAACAACTTCTCTGGTAAGATTCCTTTTACAGGACAGATGACAACTTTTGATGAACTTGCCTTTGATGGAAACCCAGGTCTTTGCGGAGCTCCTCTTGTTGAAAAATGCCAAGATGAGGATTCTGATAAAGAGCACAGCACTGGTACCGATGAAAATGACAATCATTTCATTGATCGGTGGTTTTATTTGAGCGTCGGATTAGGGTTTGCAGCAGGTATTTTGGttccttattttgttttagtaaGCAGGAAATCTTGGTGTGATGCTTACTGGAATATTGTGGATGAAATCATTGATAAGACATTCTGgttgagaagaagaagaagaagggcaGCAACCACCGATCATGGAAGACAACAATAAATTTTACTTGTAAAGCTATATATGCATACACTTTGAAAGTAAATTTGATCGTTTTCACATACTGGGATGCCAACTTTAGTAATTTTCCATGCATGAAAAGTCTGCAAATCCAGTTCGTTTTCTTATCTCTAAGAATTTCAATTCTTCTTAACCCAAGTAACAAGCaatgagaaaaatagaaagaaacacTTTAGTGTGCTCCACCATCTAAACCTTTTAACTTCTTGATGGGGGGAGGTAGGTACAATTATGTCTTCCGTGAATGATGCTATGAATGTGGAAAATTTTCTCATACTAATGAAATTTCTACCTCCTTGATGGGAAAAGTTTATAGGTTTATGAAAATTCTACAACATTATTGGCAACTTGTCCTCTTTAATCTAGAAAAAAgtctatttgatagtgattgAACAACTCCTTCACCATGTGTaaagttcagtatcattttgACCTGATATGTGCCAAGAAAGATTGAATTGGagatataaaagaatttataaatatttttttcctttttatttaaaaatgaccagataaaattttaaaatttacaatatcaaaattaattctcaaattATTGTAGGTGAAATGAAAATTAGTTCTGAAAAAAAGTTGTGGGAATCATTATTACTAAATaggaataaatttaataaaaaattaaatttacatgaTTTCTcgtcaatgatttttttttttttaatatacacttgatttcattttattctcctacaaaaatattactttcattttcaataagatttcaattaaatttaattaattactatggtataaattgaatttaaaatgtttttacaaaatcaaaacaaaaaaaattaaaataatttatccaaacaagtctttttgtttttttttttctttttaaaaagtcattttataaaaataacttgtcaaatatccttatttttataaaacattaaaaaactatttttggttctttaacttaaaacaatttctaaaaacaa is a window from the Vitis riparia cultivar Riparia Gloire de Montpellier isolate 1030 chromosome 9, EGFV_Vit.rip_1.0, whole genome shotgun sequence genome containing:
- the LOC117921684 gene encoding receptor-like protein EIX2, with product MERISILGFLLALLYLMVRGTIAYKDETHLTDCLESDREALIDLKSDLKYSKNRFSSWKGSNCCQWKGISCENSTRSVISVDLHNPLYEFEKRSSMNLSGEISSSLLKLKSLKHLDLSFNTFESIPIPEFFGSLKNLQYLNISNAGFSGVIPPNLGNLSRLQYLDLSSQHGNGLSTDNFEWMMGLISLKHLKMNQVDLSFVRSNWVDVLNKLPFLTELHLSACRLSGSLSLASVVNFTMLSVISMSWNYLDSTILELLVNISSLTFIDLSYNSLNSIPLGLNQLPNLQYLNLYGNGNLTGNCSQQLREGWKKIEVLILASNNFHGSIPDAIGSFCSLKYLDLGHNNLTGSLPQFLEGMENCSSKSYLPYLTNLILPNNQLVGKLAEWLGLLENLVELDLSYNRFEGLIPASLGALSNLESLKLNNNSLQGPIPATLGSLQHLTDMWLGTNQLNGTLPDSFGQLSELLYLEVSFNSLTGILSAEHFSKLSKLKHLYMQSNSGFNLNVNSSWIPPFQIWDLAFGSCSLGPSFPAWLQSQKELVSLDFSNTSISSPIPNWFWNLSSNLDFLNLSLNHLHGQLPNPLNVSQYALIDFSSNLFEGPIPLPTKTIESLDFSNNNFSGPIPPSIGESIPSLRVLSLSGNQITGVIPASVGDIRGLDIIHLSWNSLTGSFPLTIINCSSLRVLDLGNNDLSGRIPEQLGQLKWLQSLHMENNNLSGGLPSSFQNLSSLETLDLSYNKLSGNIPTWIGTAFMGLKILNLRSNGFSGSLPSELSYLRSLHVLDLSQNNLTGSIPPTLGGLKAMAQEKNINQFVLYGSFQGRRYGGQYYEESLVVNMKGQRLEYTRTLSLVTSIDLSGNNLSGEFPEAITELFGLVALNLSRNHITGQIPESISRLKELLSLDLSSNKLFGTIPSSMASLSFLGYLNLSNNNFSGKIPFTGQMTTFDELAFDGNPGLCGAPLVEKCQDEDSDKEHSTGTDENDNHFIDRWFYLSVGLGFAAGILVPYFVLVSRKSWCDAYWNIVDEIIDKTFWLRRRRRRAATTDHGRQQ